The Mytilus galloprovincialis chromosome 4, xbMytGall1.hap1.1, whole genome shotgun sequence genome contains a region encoding:
- the LOC143073575 gene encoding von Willebrand factor D and EGF domain-containing protein-like — MGSVCTAQTGLQVKTFDNSYYTGMSEGEHVFYKHKSLPVEIHTFHRHCGGLKLICICGVSVRVDDDVFTLDKCGGDNEEAIVPEQPMRAQLYRIGTVNPDFRMVSVYEGTQYDIYLPSGSELTVKTSPNGYLSVWFYPSLMDMDMTMGLCGTYDYNATNDFIMMNGNVSQASGRYVDDFVTSWRVQTEDSIYLGKCPAMPAMSTSTDMDVCDCSTTTADCGYYGEVRTCGIAKDFSRGMDKTDYLKTMSMFPQYCDPDSTIPSPGVFKDCDTSIDKV; from the exons ATGGGTAGTGTATGTACAGCACAGACTGGATTACAAGTAAAGACATTTGATAACAG cTATTACACTGGTATGAGTGAAGGTGAACATGTTTTCTACAAACACAAGTCATTGCCTGTTGAA ATCCATACCTTCCATCGCCATTGTGGTGGACTAAAGTTGATATGTATCTGTGGAGTATCTGTTAGAGTAGATGATGATGTCTTCACTCTAGACAAGTGTGGGGGAGATAATGAGGAAGCTATTGTTCCAGAACAACCAATGAGAGCACAGTTATACAGGATAGGAACTGTTAACCCAGACTTCAGAATGGTTTCAGTCTATGAAGGAACCCAGTATGAT ATTTATTTACCATCAGGCAGTGAACTGACAGTTAAAACAAGTCCCAATGGATACCTGAGTGTCTGGTTTTATCCTTCTTTGATGGACATGGACATGACAATGG GTTTATGTGGTACATATGACTACAACGCTACCAATGACTTCATAATGATGAATGGTAACGTTAGCCAAGCTAGTGGTAGATATGTAGATGACTTTGTTACTTCTTGGAG GGTCCAGACAGAAGATTCGATTTATCTTGGTAAATGTCCAGCCATGCCTGCTATGTCTACATCAACAGACATGGATGTATGTGATTGTTCTACTACAACTGCAGATTGTGGTTACTATGGAGAAGTCAGGACTTGTGGGATAGCTAAAGATTTTAGTAGAG GTATGGATAAAACAGATTATTTGAAGACAATGAGTATGTTCCCACAGTACTGTGATCCAGACTCTACCATACCTTCCCCAGGTGTCTTCAAAGATTGTGACACTTCTATTGACAAGGTATAG